A segment of the Deltaproteobacteria bacterium genome:
ACCACCTCCTCTCACGTGGATGTTCGCCGGAGACCCCAGTCGCGATGATTCATTGGGGCACAACCAGCGAACAACACACGGTGACAGGAACCCTGACCGATATTATTGCCAAGGCGACTGCTGCTGGCCTTGAACCGCCAGTGGTAACGGTTATAGGAGAGGTCGTAGCGTTACGAGAACATCTGCAATGGTTCCCTGAAGTCGTCACAGCACAACATGAAACTCTCCAAGAAATGCGAATACGCACTCCGCGCCCTGACGAGACTGGCATCGCCGGGGGCACCGTCGATGATGTCGATTCAAGAACTCGCCCAGCAAGAACACATTCCCAAGAAGTTCCTTGAACAAGTGCTTCTTGCTCTGAAAAAAGCCGGTATTCTTCAGAGCAGTCGCGGAAAGACCGGTGGCTATAGCCTCAGTCGCCCTCCTGCAGAGGTGTCGTTAGCCGACATTATGCAAGCCGTCGATGGACCGTTGTTGTTGTTACCCTGCCTTGCGGTGGTTGCTCCCAAGAAATGTTCAGATTGCGTGAGCCTTGACCATTGTTGGTTACGTGCGACGATGGCGAACGTGGGAACCGGTATTCAAAAGACACTTGAGTGTCTCTCTCTTGCTGAGATGAGTCGCCGTGCAGCGCAGAGCCAGCGTCGTAATGCTGCAGCGATGTATCATATTTAGTAGCGAGGGAGTTGATTCACCCGTCCTGCCAGAGTAGCAGTGTCCTCATCCCACGAGAGGAGGACAGTACGCATGAGTACCCCGAGTCACAGCTTGAACACTGAACTGCAAGAGCAGATCAGCGCTTTTCAGCAGCAAATGTTACCAAACATTCCGAAGGAGATTCTGGCTACCTTCGAGAAAACCACGACGGAGCTGGTACGCTCTGGTATTGCCGAGCGTAGTCTTCATGTCGGAGAGAAGGCTCCTGACTTTACCCTGGCCACGGCCCAAGGAGAGCAGGTGAAATTCTCCGAGGTGCTGCAAAAAGGGCCAGCGGTTGTTACCTTTTATCGCGGCGGATGGTGACCATACTGCAACCTGCAGTTGC
Coding sequences within it:
- a CDS encoding Rrf2 family transcriptional regulator — its product is MKLSKKCEYALRALTRLASPGAPSMMSIQELAQQEHIPKKFLEQVLLALKKAGILQSSRGKTGGYSLSRPPAEVSLADIMQAVDGPLLLLPCLAVVAPKKCSDCVSLDHCWLRATMANVGTGIQKTLECLSLAEMSRRAAQSQRRNAAAMYHI